In Porites lutea chromosome 1, jaPorLute2.1, whole genome shotgun sequence, a single genomic region encodes these proteins:
- the LOC140932343 gene encoding uncharacterized protein, translating to MLFLFLVFSLISRFQETKQAVVNPSNLDANGQNVCSRQTVQTQSYYTVTATTVYTATTTSCGLWGWFRCSTSRPRRAYRSVQRTRSISLTVLYCCSGWQKAYFSSRECRKAICSQGCHSSHGSCVAPDNCQCQSGWTGNNCAQDLDECAVNKGGCDQVCTNTQGSYQCSCNPGYTKSGHRCHDINECLTIVPSPCSCGVSGEPCGANCINLVPSFTCSCAPGFQLRSGGTICDDINECLTGNGGCEQICNNFPGKFSCGCYRGFRVTASDESRCEDIDECLSSNGFCAQQCINTRGSYLCRCNHGFFLDSNGRTCSDQDECMSSHHGCHHRCNNFHGSFFCSCFSGYAINRDNKTCSDVNECAPVYVASLNRTIIPAGCDQLCHNTQGNYTCSCNRGYRLLYDGKRCRDVDECLSGSHSCQHICHNTPGSYGCSCLSGYRLKPDMKTCEGLPCEAIKAPPNGHMICSGLVTNETCLFSCNDGYEMQGSERRTCMNSTEWDGDETFCKVKSCGRLDLPARGQVYLPCYSTFGSRCTLGCMDGHFGVGSNLATCRLTNSSEVKWDIGNFTCEEIILCKPNPCRHGGQCIVISSRQFSCDCEQTGYEGSLCERGVVTPPDFPKLIPGHPSKTLEMGAKPENSLTVYLNPTMNLTIQPEKLIIQHPASKAEFQITGYNSAVGMVTYSLDGVNKYDFTAPRKSVVFIGRNVSSQDSVYTRLGLLAGELPVGCQRMDIKKFRACDVKIAFHSNTSNISTPTLIESGPIHIITSNNRTIPLSLAGYDFSSPLPLEKDIMERLIGLTSLSDRWQVSNQRPDCYNIGLTGEDLIEIIQKDAFSKSFLRFLTDQLPLWLRFRVREESNLFDIGNVQSNLFLTMDTHLTYPICKFPVHIQTALVLYHPTVNFNISVENSHLSLSSKGSCFAADICEPGVFLTLSQRARKKFATMQFMQDLTLGGWELLVSSFGFTTPRRYNRSVSSVPNGHLVRSFSDFYYNWWWQGSANIDLSNEYQAVNMKMSGETFAFAENLDAVFTSYFSEPIGFVFHGSVEFNITLHSLGEVFPITFYSSDLIGKATFGGITLLSSGFSDDCRVPQGFVFALEQSSKLFRASPLAYIIRPDGGLKYLQIYYSVTGGEVISAQDNNNNLRFLEWQAQEIKRTLFDVGRTVPQLQSNTKRWEAVADEILAAVTKARYLLSSASDWVGLKVLVKELDDDLDVISRAFDLLIAKLQPYRNETSINSFIDRFIKLRADLPKAISLSFSKSVIQQNFMGFRFLLTAQICHEKLCFANIDSSIWSLHSNDCHTNPSRQQAGLLVEGTALDTISLGSLITLPAGGTLKMFLSRDRDLVSTTFEGIVQILGMKKKAMVKITGSELSFVISGDMFGGFDALLNVTAQIDNVVDWDSIVFRVEGKMNRSSHLHSLLEKVIKNETTMAARDATQRLAYSHSAYIEAKRKAVFVKNVLKSKQSVVDELKVWKEKAVEELRLARLNHHLAKQRFNSTFYFLENVRGYICEIQECNYTCLNGCVTPDLCQDPTNITYLERQCNTVDKPITINVIQREIEKRSFTVPTYKTVYTGNCRSGISIKAVLKYAQKGAQIGKTIGKVLKGPVGGAVGFVVGGVIGGIVGAFKKSIFGCSNTYEKVPAEPQIVEYDHKIYKVKSVEQIIKEVKCNGHTVTAKPGGYGPPYQCCKQYGCETKVMNPKCILDNEECLLSMTELKFRLDALNETLQSEFLSLRSSVERVQKATFSFEKARVLHKNAVSQLKQIEAHMKQKLSVVEITNASMIHTRRIVEFGLKIAQAMNSSDNGKVVDVDDLHFSLSVVSEDAKQIVVQSNASTLSGKQVPVRFLLNFDQMQRSVSSASKNIIVDLFGGKHARKKRSAAEDSAGSTHSVHSSFMDYPYACLFVNNTNLYFSYMFKSLHTLISSVKGLHQDLKFGVHDLEHLSQTMNATGSFSNASKTANNYSKEYLNSSFITGFLEVIQVLKDENIKLINGSSQSWNDTFEAWRAFLEVYTLEKGFEECSGTQDCIKYFFEGAREFYEFESSRRALEIKDTLPRLEIVIQSLTTKVLSMEEAEQALILADYLLNKTLDDSVLCGGSPRITSSSQGEVIIFPGDSLSLNCSAETEEILIYTWRRNDKTISKSTFGAFSIDAVTKDDEGAYVCEVSNNKGNTLSNVTIVRIHSKPVITEHPQPHRVVFRSQIPVTFKCNATAEPLPTFQWFFQSKNASTIRINETRPVLYIADPHLYQEGYYFCEASNEHGRAVSQRARLDVLNYTVGLPRLLITFNLTNLCWLTSNSSNSSAPDSQLCDGLPSSLDDNLTDSLLNSLATSLNLSTFSVSDLTYYSENTSNPYLLFTIDFDKDLLKDENLTTFTKLAEVIAVGEARMVENLQKFNADVLNKTFKVSWNSTTLLVEPGSIFAYPLSPECPEGQFLSGNGFICANCPAGLYYNLENDSCVDCPHGMYQTNQGQNECIHCGQNLTTAMEGTVEEQDCIADCPSGSFAALNRTCILCPHGTYQPARAQLSCISCGQNLTTATTGMVNNKHCIEICPAGSYFSTEKATCVECPLGTYQPVQGQMKCIPCGKNLTTALIGTVEESYCIADCPAGSYSSLNRTCSLCPRGTYQSSRGRPSCISCGPNFNTHSSGTVDKKHCISKSIKSATIYFRLYLFIYNFCINTGVESPSPSRIIEIKLFLTEKLVSPDIMKNKEEILELIKKELSRFFGTGVVTEKKSEMNVTKYGAEVFLFINAADIDESRLQELMIKGIVIEYRGEKMHFTGTLMTEAPPSVSDPTKDDSGEFKGQEDSEKLPWKIPVIIGGPVVIVLITVLVGFVLWCKRRKTRKSKPSSAPTSCQFDNPTYETNENPPETKEDDYYSSIQSDNDPMYAEGEEYPGIQENEYVSLDDYSIYVNANPQPSVARQATLKVNSAFEGK from the exons ACCAAGAAGAGCGTACCGCTCTGTTCAGAGAACAAGAAGCATCTCTTTGACAGTCCTCTATTGTTGTAGTGGATGGCAGAAGGCTTACTTCAGTTCGAGGGAATGTAGAAAAG CGATATGTTCTCAAGGATGTCACTCCAGTCACGGGAGCTGTGTTGCACCCGATAACTGCCAGTGTCAATCCGGTTGGACTGGTAACAACTGTGCGCAAG ACTTAGATGAATGTGCTGTAAACAAAGGTGGATGCGATCAAGTCTGCACTAACACACAGGGTTCTTATCAGTGCAGTTGCAATCCTGGATACACCAAAAGTGGTCATCGATGCCATG ATATTAACGAGTGCCTGACAATAGTTCCCAGTCCCTGCAGTTGCGGTGTAAGCGGCGAGCCTTGTGGTGCGAACTGTATCAACCTTGTGCCCAGCTTTACTTGTTCCTGTGCACCAGGATTCCAGCTTAGAAGTGGTGGAACAATTTGTGACG ATATCAACGAATGTTTAACTGGGAATGGAGGATGCGAACAGATTTGTAACAACTTTCCGGGGAAATTCTCTTGTGGATGTTATCGGGGCTTTCGCGTTACAGCCAGTGATGAAAGCCGATGCGAAG ACATTGATGAATGCTTGTCCAGTAACGGGTTTTGCGCTCAACAGTGCATCAATACTAGAGGCTCGTATTTATGCCGCTGCAATCATGGATTCTTTTTGGATTCAAATGGCAGAACTTGCTCAG ATCAGGATGAGTGTATGTCGAGCCATCATGGATGTCACCATCGGTGCAACAATTTTCATGGAAGCTTTTTCTGTTCATGTTTTTCTGGATATGCGATAAACAGAGACAATAAAACTTGTTCAG ACGTGAATGAGTGTGCTCCAGTGTATGTGGCCAGCCTGAACAGAACCATTATTCCTGCTGGATGCGATCAACTTTGCCACAACACACAAGGGAATTACACCTGCAGTTGTAACCGTGGATACCGTCTGCTCTACGATGGAAAACGATGCCGAG ATGTAGACGAATGTCTCTCAGGAAGCCACTCTTGTCAGCACATTTGCCACAACACACCTGGATCTTATGGTTGCTCGTGTTTGTCCGGATACAGGCTTAAACCGGACATGAAAACCTGTGAAG GGCTTCCTTGCGAGGCTATCAAGGCCCCACCTAATGGACACATGATATGTAGCGGCTTGGTTACCAACGAGACATGTTTGTTTTCCTGCAATGATGGCTATGAAATGCAAGGCTCTGAAAGACGAACCTGCATGAATTCTACAGAATGGGACGGTGATGAAACATTTTGCAAAG TGAAAAGTTGTGGTCGCCTAGACCTTCCAGCAAGAGGACAAGTGTATCTTCCGTGTTACTCTACATTTGGCTCAAGATGTACACTTGGTTGTATGGATGGCCACTTTGGCGTTGGTAGTAATCTTGCTACTTGCCGCTTGACTAATTCAAGCGAAGTTAAGTGGGACATAGGAAACTTTACTTGCGAAG aGATAATCCTCTGCAAACCTAATCCTTGTCGTCATGGTGGCCAGTGCATAGTTATCAGTTCAAGACAATTTTCTTGCGATTGTGAGCAGACTGGATATGAGGGCAGCCTGTGTGAAAGGGGCGTTGTAACGCCTCCTGATTTCCCCAAACTGATTCCTGGTCATCCCTCAAAGACACTGGAGATGGGTGCAAAGCCAGAAAATTCATTGACAGTTTATTTAAATCCCACCATGAACTTGACCATTCAGCCTGAGAAATTGATAATTCAGCACCCGGCATCAAAGGCAGAGTTTCAAATAACTGGTTACAATTCTGCGGTTGGAATGGTGACGTATAGTCTCGATGGAGTGAACAAGTATGATTTCACGGCTCCACGCAAAAGCGTTGTATTTATAGGCCGAAATGTCTCAAGTCAAGATAGTGTTTACACCAGGCTTGGTTTGTTAGCGGGCGAGTTACCAGTTGGATGTCAACGGATGGACATAAAGAAATTCCGAGCATGTGATGTCAAAATAGCTTTTCATTCAAACACATCCAACATATCAACTCCAACTTTAATTGAATCCGGTCCAATCCATATTATAACATCTAACAATAGGACGATCCCTCTTAGCTTAGCAGGTTATGACTTTTCCTCGCCGCTTCCATTAGAAAAAGATATAATGGAAAGATTGATTGGGCTCACAAGCCTATCAGATCGATGGCAAGTCAGCAACCAAAGGCCAGATTGTTACAATATCGGATTAACAGGAGAAGACCTCATTGAAATTATACAAAAAGATGCCTTCTCGAAGTCTTTTCTGAGATTCTTAACAGATCAATTGCCGTTGTGGTTACGATTTCGGGTTAGAGAGGAAAGTAACCTGTTCGACATAGGAAACGTACAGTCCAACCTTTTTCTAACAATGGATACCCACCTCACTTACCCAATATGCAAATTTCCTGTCCACATACAAACCGCCTTGGTCCTTTATCATCCAACGGTGAATTTTAACATCTCAGTTGAAAACAGTCATCTTTCCTTGTCAAGCAAAGGATCGTGTTTCGCAGCTGACATTTGCGAACCAGGAGTTTTCCTAACGTTATCCCAACGGGCAAGGAAAAAATTTGCAACCATGCAATTTATGCAAGACCTGACTTTGGGAGGGTGGGAACTTCTGGTGTCTTCCTTTGGTTTCACTACTCCACGAAGATATAACAGGTCTGTAAGCAGTGTACCGAACGGCCACTTGGTTCGAAGTTTCTCCGATTTCTATTATAACTGGTGGTGGCAAGGAAGTGCAAACATCGATCTGAGTAACGAGTATCAGGCTGTAAATATGAAAATGAGTGGAGAAACCTTTGCTTTCGCAGAAAACTTAGATGCC GTATTTACCAGTTATTTCTCGGAGCCAATAGGATTTGTCTTCCATGGATCAGTTGAGTTTAACATCACCCTTCACAGCCTTGGAGAAGTATTTCCTATAACCTTTTACTCTAGCGACCTTATTGGGAAAGCAACATTTGGAG GAATCACGTTATTGTCGTCAGGTTTCAGTGATGATTGCCGAGTGCCTCAGGGATTCGTTTTCGCTCTTGAACAATCCTCAAAACTTTTCAGAGCAAGTCCCTTGGCTTATATCATCAGACCCGATGGTGGATTGAAATATCTGCAGATCTACTATTCAGTGACTGGTGGTGAGGTTATCTCGGCACAGGACAATAACAACAACCTGAGGTTTTTGGAATGGCAGGCGCAAGAAATTAAACGAACTCTCTTTGATGTTGGAAGAACTGTACCTCAACTACAATCCAACACAAAGAGGTGGGAGGCAGTGGCAGACGAGATATTAGCTGCTGTGACCAAAGCTCGATACCTTTTGTCCTCAGCTTCCGATTGGGTAGGGTTGAAAGTGCTTGTTAAGGAGCTAGATGACGACCTTGATGTCATCTCTCGCGCGTTTGACCTTCTTATAGCTAAGTTGCAGCCCTACAGGAATGAAACAAGTATAAACAGTTTTATCGATCGTTTCATTAAATTAAGAGCAGACCTCCCCAAGGCtatctctctttctttctccaAGTCTGTTATTCAGCAGAACTTTATGGGTTTTCGATTTCTTCTGACTGCTCAAATATGCCACGAGAAGCTCTGCTTTGCAAACATAGACTCAAGCATCTGGTCCCTGCATAGCAACGATTGTCACACCAACCCATCACGACAACAAGCCGGTTTACTTGTTGAAGGAACTGCTCTGGATACTATTTCTCTTGGTAGTCTAATAACACTTCCAGCCGGTGGAACGTTGAAAATGTTCCTATCGCGTGATCGTGACCTCGTTTCCACAACCTTTGAGGGTATTGTTCAAATACTTGGAatgaagaaaaaagcaatggtaaaAATTACTGGAAGTGAGTTATCCTTTGTCATCTCAGGCGATATGTTTGGAGGGTTTGACGCACTATTAAATGTCACAGCTCAAATTGATAACGTTGTTGACTGGGATTCCATAGTATTTAGAGTAGAAGGTAAGATGAATAGGTCGTCACACCTCCATTCCCTTCTTGAAAAGGtgataaaaaatgaaactaCTATGGCGGCGAGAGATGCAACACAAAGATTAGCGTACTCCCATTCAGCATATATTGAGGCAAAAAGAAAAGCAGTCTTCGTTAAAAACGTCCTTAAGTCAAAACAGTCAGTTGTGGACGAACTGAAGGTCTGGAAAGAAAAAGCTGTTGAGGAGCTCCGTCTTGCACGTCTAAATCACCATCTTGCTAAACAACGATTTAACAGCACCTTCTATTTTCTCGAGAACGTCCGAGGCTACATTTGTGAGATACAAGAGTGTAATTACACTTGTTTAAATGGCTGCGTCACTCCGGACCTTTGCCAGGATCCCACAAATATAACTTATCTTGAACGGCAATGCAACACAGTTGACAAACCCATAACAATTAACGTTATACAGAGGGAGATTGAAAAACGCAGTTTCACAGTTCCTACATATAAAACCGTCTACACTGGAAACTGTAGGTCCGGCATCTCCataaaagctgttttaaaatATGCTCAAAAGGGGGCTCAAATTGGAAAAACAATTGGAAAGGTGTTGAAAGGTCCGGTTGGCGGTGCTGTGGGTTTTGTTGTTGGAGGTGTAATAGGAGGCATCGTTGGAGCTTTCAAGAAGTCAATATTTGGTTGCTCCAATACTTACGAAAAAGTGCCAGCTGAGCCTCAAATTGTGGAGTACGACCACAAAATATATAAAGTAAAATCAGTGGAGCAGATCATTAAGGAAGTGAAATGCAATGGTCACACTGTAACGGCAAAGCCAGGTGGATACGGACCGCCATACCAATGCTGCAAGCAATATGGTTGTGAAACTAAAGTAATGAACCCCAAGTGCATCTTAGACAACGAGGAATGTCTTCTATCCATGACAGAACTTAAGTTCAGGCTGGATGCTCTGAATGAAACACTGCAATCGGAATTCTTGTCCTTAAGATCCTCTGTAGAGAGGGTCCAAAAAGCGacgttttcttttgaaaaagccAGAGTCCTTCATAAGAACGCTGTTTCTCAGCTGAAACAAATAGAAGCACACatgaaacaaaaactttcaGTTGTGGAGATCACAAATGCTTCGATGATTCACACTCGACGCATTGTTGAATTTGGGTTGAAAATAGCGCAGGCTATGAATTCTTCGGATAATGGGAAAGTTGTAGACGTTGACGACCTGCACTTTTCTCTTTCCGTGGTATCTGAGGACGCCAAACAGATTGTTGTGCAAAGTAATGCAAGCACACTTAGTGGAAAACAAGTGCCTGTCCGCTTTCTTCTTAATTTCGACCAGATGCAACGTTCAGTTTCTTCGGCATCCAAGAACATTATTGTCGACTTATTTGGTGGAAAACACGCAAGAAAAAAGCGATCAGCTGCAGAAGACTCAGCAGGTTCTACACATTCTGTGCATTCGAGCTTTATGGATTACCCGTACGCGTGCCTTTTTGTCAACAACACAAACTTGTACTTCAGCTACATGTTCAAATCTCTGCATACCCTTATTTCTTCAGTCAAAGGATTACACCAAGACCTGAAGTTTGGAGTACACGACCTTGAGCATCTATCCCAGACAATGAATGCTACCGGTTCTTTTTCGAATGCCTCAAAAACAGCAAATAACTACAGCAAAGAATATCTAAACAGCTCCTTCATAACCGGATTCCTAGAAGTCATACAGGTGTTAAAAGACGAGAATATCAAGCTGATAAATGGTTCTTCTCAATCTTGGAATGACACTTTTGAGGCTTGGAGAGCTTTCCTGGAGGTATACACCTTAGAAAAGGGCTTTGAAGAGTGCTCTGGCACTCAAGACTGCATCAAATACTTTTTCGAGGGAGCAAGGGAATTTTATGAGTTCGAAAGCAGTCGGAGGGCACTTGAGATTAAAGATACCCTGCCTCGACTTGAAATTGTGATTCAGTCATTAACAACTAAAGTCCTGAGTATGGAGGAAGCAGAGCAGGCTCTCATTCTCGCCGATTACTTATTGAACAAAACGCTTGATGACTCCGTTTTGTGTGGAGGATCACCAAGAATAACGTCTTCATCTCAAGGTGAGGTTATCATTTTCCCTGGAGATAGCCTTTCGCTAAATTGTAGTGCAGAGACCGAAGAGATCCTAATATATACTTGGCGACGAAATGATAAGACCATAAGCAAATCAACATTTGGAGCTTTCTCGATAGACGCCGTCACCAAGGATGATGAGGGAGCTTATGTCTGTGAGGTTTCGAACAATAAAGGAAATACTTTGTCCAATGTGACAATAGTCAGAATTCATAGCAAGCCTGTGATCACTGAACATCCACAGCCACACAGAGTAGTCTTTAGAAGCCAAATACCAGTGACATTTAAGTGTAATGCGACTGCCGAGCCATTGCCTACTTTCCAGTGGTTCTTTCAATCCAAAAACGCATCCACTATCAGAATAAACGAAACCAGACCTGTGTTATACATCGCCGACCCTCATCTTTACCAGGAGGGTTATTACTTTTGTGAAGCATCTAATGAACACGGTAGAGCAGTCAGCCAAAGGGCCCGACTAGATGTTTTAAACTACACTGTTGGCCTTCCACGATTGCTGATTACTTTTAACCTGACCAACCTCTGTTGGCTAACATCTAATTCTTCCAACAGTTCTGCCCCAGATTCGCAATTATGTGATGGATTACCTTCATCACTGGACGACAATCTGACTGACAGCCTCCTAAATTCCCTGGCAACATCGCTGAATTTGTCCACTTTTTCAGTCTCTGATCTGACCTACTATTCAGAGAATACGTCAAATCCGTATTTGTTATTCACTATCGACTTTGATAAAGACTTGTTAAAAGACGAAAACCTTACAACCTTTACAAAACTAGCTGAAGTGATTGCTGTTGGTGAAGCAAGGATGGTCGAGAATCTTCAAAAGTTCAACGCAGACGTACTTAACAAGACCTTTAAGGTTTCTTGGAACTCCACCACTCTCCTTGTTGAACCTGGAAGTATATTCGCCTACCCGTTATCACCCGAATGTCCCGAAGGACAGTTCCTCAGTGGGAACGGTTTTATTTGTG caaACTGCCCAGCTGGTCTATACTACAACCTTGAAAATGACTCCTGCGTTGATTGTCCACATGGTATGTATCAAACAAACCAAGGTCAAAACGAGTGTATTCACTGTGGCCAAAACCTCACAACAGCTATGGAAGGAACTGTAGAAGAACAAGACTGCATCG CTGACTGTCCGAGTGGTTCATTCGCAGCACTGAACAGAACGTGCATTCTGTGTCCTCACGGTACATACCAACCTGCAAGAGCTCAGCTATCTTGTATATCATGTGGTCAAAACCTAACTACCGCAACAACTGGCATGGTGAACAATAAGCACTGCATTG AAATCTGTCCTGCTGGATCTTACTTTAGTACTGAGAAGGCTACTTGTGTTGAATGTCCTCTGGGTACTTACCAACCTGTTCAAGGTCAAATGAAATGCATCCCCTGCGGCAAAAACCTCACTACAGCTTTGATTGGAACAGTGGAAGAATCATATTGTATTG CTGACTGTCCAGCTGGTTCGTACAGTTCCCTAAACAGAACGTGCAGCTTATGTCCTCGTGGCACGTATCAATCTTCAAGAGGGCGCCCATCTTGCATTTCCTGCGGACCTAACTTTAACACTCATTCAAGTGGAACAGTAGATAAAAAGCACTGTATAAGTAAGTCGATTAAATCAGCT ACTATTTACTTTcgtctttatttatttatctataaCTTTTGTATCAACACAGGTGTTGAATCGCCGTCTCCCTCCAGAATTATTGAAATAAAG CTGTTCTTAACCGAAAAGCTGGTTTCTCCGGATATCATGAAGAACAAGGAAGAAATTCTGGAGCTGATCAAAAAAGAATTGTCAAGATTTTTTGGT ACAGGTGTTGTAACTGAGAAGAAATCTGAAATGAATGTAACTAAATATGGAGCAGAG gtcTTTCTGTTTATAAATGCAGCAGATATCGATGAGAGCCGCTTACAAGAACTGATGATTAAAGGGATTGTAATTGAATACCGTGGGGAAAAG ATGCATTTTACTGGAACCTTAATGACGGAGGCTCCACCATCGGTTTCTGATCCCACAAAAGACGATTCGGGCGAATTTAAGGGCCAGGAAGACTCAGAGAAGTTACCATGGAAAATTCCCGTCATTATTGGTGGACCAGTCGTTATAGTCTTAA TTACAGTTCTTGTGGGTTTTGTCCTTTGGTGCAAGAGACGAAAGACGAGGAAATCAAAGCCTTCTTCTGCACCAACATCGTGTCAGTTTGATAACCCCACTTATGAAACAAACGAAAATCCTCCGGAGACAAAGGAGGATGACTACTATTCAAGCATTCAGTCAGATAATGATCCTATGTACGCTGAAGGTGAGGAGTACCCTGGAATACAAGAGAACGAATATGTATCGCTGGATGATTACAGCATTTATGTCAATGCCAATCCGCAACCTTCTGTTGCAAGGCAGGCTACTCTTAAGGTTAACTCTGCATTTGAAGGGAAATGA